In a genomic window of Salminus brasiliensis chromosome 12, fSalBra1.hap2, whole genome shotgun sequence:
- the LOC140574496 gene encoding uncharacterized protein — protein MELEELGAELTGLAHQLKEAGVWGADLTQQVEEKVGFLKGELEHLQRLRDLEEARCAALQRRVWKVSAALAVTERDLELYRVPTQPDVEIETVAPKVKNALQRLGKDGWLADRDREKDMDLCKDDALMEELKFLHGVSLNLGRLDFVETQAKRPESAAPVTGWNKLKQLLAEFRMEGFGIVEVKLRERESRQIKKEVREMLEKRERQNRDEEEREGYIKWLQERNAQKKRRAAERLVEMEEAQGCCAWFYHLKARIVRRPQRREASKKQKAEEMARQKEREREERLQKKKRDCELIQKMTDCTMGN, from the coding sequence ATGGAACTGGAGGAGTTGGGAGCGGAGCTCACAGGACTCGCACACCAGCTCAAAGAGGCAGGAGTTTGGGGGGCGGATCTCACGCAGCAGGTGGAGGAGAAGGTGGGCTTCCTGAAGGGGGAGCTGGAGCACCTTCAGAGGCTGAGAGACCTGGAGGAAGCTCGCTGCGCGGCCCTTCAGAGGCGCGTGTGGAAGGTCTCAGCAGCCCTGGCGGTGACCGAGAGGGACCTGGAACTCTACAGGGTCCCAACACAGCCGGACGTGGAGATCGAGACCGTCGCTCCGAAGGTGAAGAACGCCCTGCAGCGGCTGGGGAAAgacggctggctggctgatagAGACCGAGAGAAAGACATGGACCTCTGTAAGGACGATGCCCTCATGGAGGAGCTTAAGTTCCTGCATGGGGTCAGTCTGAACTTAGGCCGCCTGGATTTCGTGGAGACCCAGGCAAAACGTCCAGAAAGCGCCGCCCCTGTGACAGGGTGGAATAAACTGAAACAGCTGCTGGCAGAGTTCAGGATGGAAGGCTTTGGCATTGTTGAAGTgaaactgagagaaagagagagtcgcCAGATTAAAAAAGAAGTGAGGGAGAtgctggaaaagagagagagacagaatagggatgaggaggagagagaggggtacaTTAAATGGCTTCAGGAGAGAAACGCCCAAAAGAAGCGGAGGGCCGCGGAAAGGCTGGTAGAAATGGAGGAGGCGCAGGGATGCTGCGCTTGGTTCTACCATCTGAAGGCCAGGATAGTTCGGCGACCCCAAAGAAGAGAAGCCAGCAAGAAGCAGAAGGCTGAGGAGATGGCTCGGCAGAAAGAGcgtgaaagagaagaaaggctgCAGAAGAAAAAGAGGGACTGCGAACTGATCCAGAAAATGACT